A portion of the Marinitoga litoralis genome contains these proteins:
- a CDS encoding ABC transporter ATP-binding protein, with product MHNIVKQFPKVLANDNVNFLVKKGEVHSIIGENGAGKSTLMNQLYGLYTPTSGDIYIFGEKKVFKGPGDAIRAGIGMVHQHFMLVDTLTVAENIVLGSEPKNGMVFDLKRARKEVKELSEKYGLYVDIDAKIEDIPVGMQQRVEILKTIYRGAEILILDEPTAVLTPQETEELFGIIRKLKEDGKTIIFISHKLHEVMEISDNITVMRLGKVTGNVAAKDTNARQLANMMVGREVVLRIEKNEKTPGDVAVEVENLWVKDNRKLDAVRGVSFKIRKGEVLGVAGVAGNGQTELVEALTGLRKIESGKYIYNGEDVSKLTVRELRERNIGHIPEDRYKYAMVKEYPNYYNMILGKHYKEPFAKNGFLNHDVIFKNADILIKKFDVRPADGTIPTGNLSGGNQQKVVIAREVSFNPEFIVIAQPTRGLDVGAIEYVHKEILNLRDRDVAVLLVSMELEEVLSLSDRIIVMYEGEIMGEVKPDEVTIEELGLMMAGHKLEDIKLEEKYVHGGDPIEK from the coding sequence AAACGATAACGTAAACTTTTTAGTAAAAAAAGGTGAAGTACATTCTATCATTGGTGAAAATGGTGCTGGTAAATCCACATTGATGAATCAATTGTATGGATTATACACACCTACTTCTGGAGATATCTATATCTTTGGTGAAAAAAAGGTATTTAAAGGTCCAGGTGACGCTATAAGAGCTGGAATTGGTATGGTTCACCAACACTTTATGCTTGTTGATACATTAACTGTTGCAGAAAATATTGTTTTAGGTTCTGAACCTAAAAACGGAATGGTTTTTGATTTAAAAAGGGCTAGAAAAGAAGTAAAGGAATTATCTGAAAAATATGGATTATATGTAGATATTGATGCAAAAATAGAAGACATACCAGTTGGTATGCAACAAAGAGTAGAAATATTAAAAACTATATATAGAGGGGCTGAAATATTAATTTTAGACGAACCTACTGCAGTTTTAACTCCTCAAGAAACAGAAGAATTATTTGGTATAATAAGAAAATTAAAAGAAGATGGTAAGACAATTATTTTCATCTCTCATAAACTACATGAAGTTATGGAAATAAGTGATAATATTACTGTTATGAGATTGGGTAAAGTTACAGGTAATGTTGCTGCTAAAGATACAAATGCTAGACAACTAGCAAATATGATGGTTGGTAGAGAAGTTGTTCTTAGAATTGAGAAAAACGAAAAAACTCCTGGTGATGTTGCGGTAGAAGTAGAAAATCTTTGGGTAAAAGATAATAGAAAATTAGATGCAGTAAGAGGTGTTTCATTTAAAATAAGAAAAGGTGAAGTACTCGGTGTTGCTGGTGTTGCTGGAAACGGTCAAACCGAGCTTGTTGAAGCTTTAACAGGTCTTAGAAAAATTGAAAGCGGAAAATATATATATAATGGCGAAGATGTTTCTAAATTAACTGTAAGAGAATTAAGAGAAAGAAATATTGGTCACATTCCTGAAGATAGATATAAATATGCTATGGTAAAAGAATATCCTAACTATTATAATATGATTTTAGGAAAACATTATAAGGAACCATTTGCAAAAAATGGATTTTTAAATCATGATGTAATATTCAAAAATGCTGATATTTTAATCAAAAAATTTGATGTTAGACCTGCTGATGGTACAATACCTACTGGTAATTTATCTGGTGGTAACCAACAAAAAGTTGTTATTGCAAGAGAGGTTAGTTTTAATCCAGAATTTATAGTAATTGCTCAACCTACTCGTGGTTTGGATGTTGGTGCAATTGAATATGTTCATAAGGAAATATTAAATTTAAGAGATAGAGATGTTGCTGTATTATTAGTTTCTATGGAATTAGAAGAAGTATTATCACTTTCAGATAGAATAATTGTTATGTATGAAGGAGAAATAATGGGTGAAGTAAAACCTGATGAAGTTACTATTGAAGAATTAGGCTTAATGATGGCTGGACATAAATTAGAAGACATAAAGCTTGAAGAAAAGTATGTACATGGAGGGGATCCAATTGAAAAATAA